Proteins encoded in a region of the Shewanella polaris genome:
- a CDS encoding DUF882 domain-containing protein: MTIECLTRRQLLLGLSGAAVVTLLPNTAQASRSTLGVKDLRFYNLHTGERSQGSFWVDGQYQPETLTEFNHVLRDHRQNVAAPIDKRVFEYLYKLQLALDHHDEINVISAYRSPKTNQMLASRSNGVAKKSYHMKGMAMDIALPGVKTKHLRDAAVSLKLGGVGFYPRDGFVHIDCGPVRRWG, encoded by the coding sequence ATGACAATCGAGTGCCTAACTCGTCGGCAGTTATTATTAGGCTTAAGCGGTGCCGCAGTGGTGACTTTGTTACCTAATACCGCGCAAGCAAGTCGTTCAACTCTGGGTGTTAAAGATTTACGTTTTTATAACCTTCATACCGGTGAAAGAAGTCAGGGCAGTTTTTGGGTTGATGGTCAATATCAACCAGAGACGCTGACTGAATTTAATCATGTCCTACGTGATCATCGCCAAAACGTTGCAGCACCTATAGATAAGCGAGTATTCGAATATCTATATAAATTACAACTCGCTTTAGATCATCATGATGAAATTAATGTAATCTCTGCTTATCGTTCACCAAAAACAAATCAGATGCTTGCTTCTCGCAGTAACGGGGTTGCCAAGAAAAGTTATCATATGAAAGGCATGGCGATGGATATTGCATTACCAGGTGTGAAAACTAAGCATTTGCGTGATGCAGCCGTATCACTTAAGTTAGGCGGCGTTGGATTTTATCCTCGAGATGGTTTTGTACACATTGATTGTGGCCCCGTGAGACGTTGGGGGTAA
- a CDS encoding HU family DNA-binding protein, producing MNKKQLTQSMAHKMDIPQTQAKQQLEQILAIIHQGLAEGEKIYIPQFGTFELRFHLPKVGRNPQTGEAIEIDGFNQPSFKVSPVLKALIND from the coding sequence ATGAATAAAAAGCAACTAACCCAATCCATGGCCCATAAGATGGACATTCCGCAAACTCAAGCTAAGCAGCAACTAGAGCAAATCCTAGCGATTATTCATCAAGGTTTAGCTGAAGGTGAAAAAATTTATATTCCACAATTCGGCACCTTTGAATTGCGGTTTCACTTACCTAAAGTAGGTCGTAATCCACAAACGGGTGAAGCCATTGAGATTGACGGATTTAATCAACCCAGCTTTAAAGTATCTCCCGTATTAAAAGCATTGATTAACGACTAG
- a CDS encoding L,D-transpeptidase family protein: MFSKPKHSVIVSIISILLLCMSPFTAASTQDQYVNLTQHLQLQYLAEPTAQRAQYLAILQTGSAAEQLEYIDEIQHSVADFWHSKQVPLAFDSINDTASLLEKNIALEPIADDYLGVINSLRKLMWLSQTQDWQAIDPGGLLRPGDSHPSIKQINQRLWLLGDANEYITDEVIYQPTLVQSVKRFQSRHGLKADAVIGPKTLYWLNQTPLQLASLLAISFVEKTTYVSQLSQPYLLINIPAFQMVLVDHNQVVLASKVIVGKSYRQTPVMNGQISNVIINPTWTVPRQLLRQDILPQIRRNGHYFADKHFDVFDYEGHRIDKTPEQWQLAAAGKFPYKVVQRPGGGNALGRYKFYFQNNQSLYLHDTSAPELFSRAERDISSGCVRIEKVQQLADWFANHLVLDKRTWNRLQSNYTQTQWFSLSSTLPVHMVYWRAWVDEQQAVQYRDDIYQLAPAEPVNLLSHKVSKK, from the coding sequence ATGTTCAGCAAACCTAAGCATTCTGTAATCGTAAGCATAATAAGCATATTACTTTTGTGTATGTCGCCATTTACTGCGGCCAGCACTCAAGATCAATATGTGAATTTGACTCAGCACTTACAATTACAGTATTTGGCTGAGCCCACCGCACAACGTGCTCAATACTTAGCGATATTACAAACGGGTTCTGCTGCTGAACAATTAGAATATATTGATGAAATTCAGCATAGTGTTGCCGATTTTTGGCATAGTAAACAAGTGCCATTGGCATTCGACTCAATAAATGACACCGCCTCATTGTTAGAAAAGAATATTGCACTGGAACCCATCGCAGATGATTATCTTGGGGTCATAAATTCTCTACGTAAGTTAATGTGGTTGTCACAAACCCAAGATTGGCAAGCTATTGATCCTGGCGGTCTGTTGCGTCCTGGGGATAGCCACCCAAGTATTAAGCAAATTAATCAACGGTTGTGGTTATTGGGTGATGCGAACGAATATATTACTGACGAAGTTATTTATCAACCGACATTGGTACAAAGTGTTAAGCGATTTCAATCTCGTCATGGGTTAAAGGCTGATGCTGTTATTGGGCCTAAAACGTTATACTGGCTAAATCAAACTCCTTTGCAACTCGCTTCTTTATTGGCAATAAGTTTTGTTGAAAAAACGACCTATGTAAGCCAACTATCTCAGCCTTATTTGTTGATTAACATTCCCGCTTTTCAAATGGTGTTAGTTGATCACAATCAAGTGGTGTTGGCATCCAAAGTGATTGTGGGTAAGTCATATAGACAGACTCCAGTGATGAATGGGCAAATTTCAAATGTCATCATTAATCCGACTTGGACGGTTCCTCGACAGTTATTACGCCAAGACATTTTGCCGCAAATTAGGCGAAACGGTCATTACTTTGCCGATAAACATTTTGATGTGTTTGATTATGAAGGCCATCGTATTGATAAAACACCCGAACAATGGCAGCTGGCTGCAGCAGGGAAGTTCCCTTATAAAGTTGTGCAACGTCCTGGTGGTGGTAATGCATTAGGCCGTTATAAATTTTACTTTCAAAATAATCAAAGTTTGTATTTACATGATACATCAGCCCCAGAGCTGTTTTCACGTGCGGAACGAGATATATCATCAGGTTGTGTGAGAATTGAAAAAGTACAACAGTTGGCAGATTGGTTTGCAAACCACTTAGTCCTTGATAAGCGTACTTGGAATCGCTTGCAGTCTAATTATACTCAAACTCAATGGTTTTCTCTATCGTCCACGTTACCTGTACACATGGTGTATTGGCGTGCTTGGGTGGATGAGCAGCAAGCCGTGCAGTATCGTGATGATATTTATCAGTTAGCACCAGCAGAACCTGTCAATTTATTAAGCCATAAAGTCTCCAAAAAATAA